A genomic window from Shewanella vesiculosa includes:
- a CDS encoding PaaI family thioesterase yields the protein MSEPSNISTQTGLDVQDVVKRAIELNDYSYLLEKVPYSQFIGMSVARFGDEMVFKLPAKDDNIGNPILPAIHGGVLAGFMEMSAIVQLMVFMQAKKVPKIVDFSIDYLRAGLHQDTFAECKITRQGRRVANVSMNCWQTNRKQLIATARAHFLLD from the coding sequence ATGAGTGAGCCAAGCAATATCAGTACGCAAACGGGTTTAGATGTTCAAGATGTGGTCAAACGGGCCATAGAGTTAAATGACTATAGTTATCTTCTTGAAAAAGTACCTTACTCACAATTTATAGGTATGTCTGTGGCGCGTTTTGGCGATGAAATGGTATTTAAATTACCCGCTAAAGATGACAATATTGGTAATCCTATATTACCTGCTATTCACGGTGGTGTGCTTGCTGGGTTTATGGAAATGTCAGCTATTGTGCAGTTAATGGTGTTTATGCAAGCTAAGAAAGTGCCTAAGATTGTCGATTTTTCAATTGATTATTTACGCGCAGGTTTGCATCAAGACACCTTTGCTGAATGCAAAATTACTCGCCAAGGTCGTAGAGTCGCAAACGTCAGCATGAACTGTTGGCAAACCAACCGCAAGCAGCTGATTGCGACAGCACGAGCACATTTTCTACTGGATTAG
- a CDS encoding YcfL family protein gives MKTSLLCLIASALLLSACAHNTAGISANSSGQLRVDNTSFARDVNVTDVSSLMVADLIKASALIQSQSSTDLRIQYKFTWFDASGFTVEDEASSWKSVKLHGKQQLQVGAVAPNSQVTRFEVYVRQAFSN, from the coding sequence ATGAAAACATCATTATTATGTCTTATCGCTTCTGCGCTGTTACTTTCGGCTTGCGCGCATAATACTGCGGGTATCTCTGCTAATTCTAGTGGCCAACTTAGGGTTGATAATACCTCATTTGCTCGTGACGTTAACGTGACCGATGTTTCATCACTTATGGTCGCGGACTTAATCAAAGCGTCAGCATTGATTCAAAGCCAATCGAGTACTGATTTGCGTATTCAATACAAATTCACTTGGTTCGATGCGAGTGGATTTACGGTTGAAGATGAAGCAAGCAGCTGGAAATCAGTTAAGTTACATGGCAAGCAGCAGTTACAAGTCGGTGCGGTTGCGCCCAATTCGCAAGTCACCCGATTTGAGGTCTATGTGAGGCAAGCATTCTCCAATTAG